The following coding sequences lie in one Burkholderia cepacia genomic window:
- a CDS encoding TetR/AcrR family transcriptional regulator, translated as MEAKPPRRTRERILELSLKLFNEIGEPNVTTTTIAEEMEISPGNLYYHFRNKDDIINSIFAQFEQQIERRLRFPEDHRPTIDETWSYLQYMADFMWTYRFLYRDLNDLLARNRTLETHFKQIISHKVRFAHDMCELLVSDAEMVATPAEIEVIATNMAVISTYWLSYQYVMHPRKYNDQDAIREELHQVSMHVISVMAPYLRGRSRQLFDDLVSGKLPKRQFTDYLPPRDGSPRPADSPVITGQAPAKDSKQ; from the coding sequence ATGGAAGCGAAACCTCCCCGCCGCACCCGCGAACGGATTCTCGAGTTGTCGTTGAAACTCTTCAACGAGATCGGCGAGCCGAACGTCACGACCACGACGATCGCCGAGGAAATGGAAATCAGTCCAGGCAACCTGTACTACCATTTCCGCAACAAGGACGACATCATCAACAGCATCTTCGCGCAGTTCGAGCAGCAGATCGAACGGCGGCTGCGTTTCCCCGAAGATCACCGTCCGACGATCGACGAAACCTGGTCGTACCTGCAGTACATGGCCGATTTCATGTGGACCTACCGGTTCCTGTATCGCGACCTCAACGACCTGCTCGCACGCAATCGCACGCTCGAGACACACTTCAAGCAGATCATCAGCCACAAGGTGCGCTTCGCGCACGACATGTGCGAGCTGCTCGTGTCCGACGCGGAAATGGTCGCGACGCCTGCCGAGATCGAAGTCATCGCGACCAACATGGCCGTGATCTCGACGTACTGGCTGTCGTATCAGTACGTGATGCATCCGCGCAAATACAACGACCAGGACGCGATCCGCGAGGAACTGCACCAGGTCAGCATGCACGTGATCTCCGTGATGGCGCCGTACCTGCGCGGCCGTTCGCGCCAGCTGTTCGACGATCTGGTCTCGGGCAAGCTGCCGAAGCGCCAGTTCACCGACTACCTGCCGCCGCGTGACGGCTCGCCGCGCCCGGCGGACAGCCCCGTCATCACCGGGCAGGCCCCCGCCAAGGATTCCAAGCAATGA
- a CDS encoding glycosyltransferase family 4 protein has translation MKIMIVTDAWEPQVNGVVRTLKSTSRELTALGHRVELLTPLEFRTVPCPTYPEIRLSILPYRKLRARIDAFAPDALHIATEGPLGLAARRYARSRKLPYTTAYHTRFPEYVQARFGIPLAATYRFLHWFHGPSLAVMAPTPVVKQDLEKFGFTNVVLWTRGVDLEVFRPMESKVLNTARPIFLYVGRVAIEKNVEAFLRLDLPGSKWVAGEGPALAELKSRYPEANYLGVLSQAELAKVYAAADVFVFPSRTDTFGLVLLEALACGTPVAAYPVTGPIDVLSGGDAGSMHEDLQEACLEALKIERSTARAWAERFSWRAASEQFASHLKPLPKTAYSPAEGAAV, from the coding sequence ATGAAGATCATGATCGTCACCGACGCGTGGGAACCGCAGGTCAACGGCGTCGTGCGCACGCTGAAGAGCACGTCGCGTGAGCTCACGGCGCTCGGCCACCGCGTCGAACTGCTGACGCCGCTGGAATTCCGCACGGTGCCCTGCCCGACCTACCCCGAGATCCGCCTGTCGATCCTGCCGTACCGCAAGCTGCGCGCGCGGATCGATGCGTTCGCACCCGATGCGCTGCACATCGCGACGGAAGGCCCGCTCGGCCTCGCCGCGCGGCGCTACGCGCGCTCGCGCAAGCTGCCGTACACGACCGCGTACCACACCCGCTTCCCGGAATACGTGCAGGCGCGCTTCGGCATTCCGCTGGCCGCGACCTACCGCTTCCTGCACTGGTTCCACGGCCCGTCGCTCGCGGTGATGGCGCCGACGCCGGTCGTCAAGCAGGACCTCGAGAAATTCGGCTTCACGAACGTCGTGCTGTGGACCCGTGGCGTCGACCTCGAGGTGTTCCGGCCGATGGAGTCGAAGGTACTCAACACGGCGCGGCCGATCTTCCTGTACGTGGGCCGCGTCGCGATCGAAAAGAACGTCGAGGCGTTCCTGCGCCTCGACCTGCCCGGCTCGAAGTGGGTCGCGGGCGAAGGCCCCGCGCTCGCGGAGCTGAAGTCGCGCTATCCGGAGGCGAACTATCTCGGCGTGCTGTCACAGGCCGAGCTGGCAAAGGTGTATGCTGCGGCCGACGTGTTCGTGTTTCCGAGTCGCACCGACACGTTCGGCCTCGTGCTGCTCGAAGCGCTCGCCTGCGGCACGCCGGTGGCAGCGTATCCCGTCACGGGCCCGATCGACGTGCTCAGCGGCGGTGACGCGGGCTCGATGCACGAGGACCTGCAGGAAGCCTGCCTCGAAGCGCTGAAGATCGAACGCTCGACCGCGCGCGCGTGGGCCGAACGCTTCTCGTGGCGCGCGGCGTCCGAGCAGTTCGCGTCGCATCTGAAGCCGCTGCCGAAGACCGCGTACTCGCCAGCCGAAGGTGCCGCCGTTTGA
- a CDS encoding diacylglycerol kinase — MKRDLNDKTPPPASAPQRHRPFDEEEPHAEADVHAHEPLGPDDQLSPLPPNPYKRHRGITRAWYALKHSLNGFRVAIREESAFRQELTLAALMLPIGAFAPVPAASRALLIGSVLLVLIVELLNSSVEAAIDRISLERHELSKRAKDLGSAAVTVALFACVTTWGFVLGPVVAHWLGF, encoded by the coding sequence TTGAAACGAGACCTGAACGACAAGACCCCGCCCCCTGCCTCCGCGCCGCAACGGCACCGCCCGTTCGACGAGGAAGAGCCGCATGCCGAAGCGGACGTGCACGCGCACGAGCCGCTCGGCCCCGACGACCAGCTGTCGCCGCTGCCGCCGAATCCGTACAAGCGCCACCGCGGCATCACGCGCGCATGGTATGCCCTCAAGCATTCGCTGAACGGCTTTCGCGTGGCGATCCGCGAGGAGAGCGCGTTTCGCCAGGAGCTCACGCTCGCCGCATTGATGCTCCCGATCGGTGCGTTCGCACCGGTGCCGGCGGCGTCGCGCGCGCTGCTGATCGGCTCGGTGCTGCTCGTGCTGATCGTCGAGCTGCTGAACTCGAGCGTCGAGGCCGCGATCGACCGCATCTCGCTCGAGCGCCACGAACTGTCCAAGCGCGCGAAGGACCTCGGCAGCGCGGCCGTGACGGTCGCACTGTTCGCGTGCGTGACGACGTGGGGCTTCGTGCTGGGCCCGGTCGTCGCGCACTGGCTCGGCTTCTAG
- a CDS encoding UDP-2,3-diacylglucosamine diphosphatase translates to MGQKTSATSLFRHPIGARAATAFLSGSAATDDLASQEPPAAHTTQHDDPDPSTHRYRTIWLSDIHLGSSGCQAPYLLDFLRHNDSEYLYLVGDIIDGWQLKKGWYWPQAHNDVVQKILRKARKGTQVIYIPGNHDEGARQFCDLAFGDIQVRGEAFHTTLAGKRLWIVHGDLFDGVIQHAKWLAYLGDTLYTLILVLNRWFNRIRSRLGFQYWSLSQYLKHQVKNAVNFISQFETVMTDEARRRGCDGVVCGHIHKAEIRDIDGVLYCNDGDWVESLSALVETMEGELKIVYWTVMRTAPSETSSRKAKATA, encoded by the coding sequence ATGGGCCAGAAAACGTCCGCGACCTCCCTGTTCCGTCACCCTATCGGCGCACGCGCCGCCACCGCCTTCCTGTCCGGCTCGGCTGCAACCGATGACCTGGCGTCGCAAGAACCGCCTGCCGCGCATACCACGCAGCACGACGATCCCGACCCGTCCACCCATCGCTACCGCACCATCTGGCTGTCCGACATCCACCTCGGCTCGAGCGGCTGCCAGGCGCCGTACCTGCTCGACTTCCTGCGCCACAACGATTCGGAATACCTGTACCTCGTGGGCGACATCATCGACGGCTGGCAGCTGAAGAAGGGCTGGTACTGGCCGCAGGCGCACAACGACGTCGTGCAGAAGATCCTGCGCAAGGCGCGCAAGGGCACGCAGGTCATCTACATCCCCGGCAACCACGACGAAGGCGCGCGGCAGTTCTGCGACCTCGCGTTCGGCGACATCCAGGTGCGCGGCGAGGCGTTCCACACGACGCTCGCGGGCAAACGTTTGTGGATCGTGCACGGCGACCTGTTCGACGGCGTGATCCAGCACGCGAAGTGGCTCGCGTACCTCGGCGACACGCTCTACACGCTGATCCTCGTGCTGAACCGCTGGTTCAACCGGATCCGCAGCCGGCTCGGCTTCCAGTACTGGTCGCTGTCGCAGTACCTGAAGCACCAGGTCAAGAACGCGGTCAACTTCATCTCGCAGTTCGAGACCGTGATGACCGACGAGGCGCGCCGCCGCGGCTGCGACGGCGTCGTGTGCGGCCACATCCACAAGGCGGAGATCCGCGACATCGACGGCGTGCTGTACTGCAACGACGGCGACTGGGTCGAAAGCCTGTCCGCACTCGTCGAAACGATGGAAGGCGAACTGAAGATCGTCTACTGGACGGTGATGCGCACCGCACCGTCGGAGACTTCGTCGCGCAAGGCCAAGGCCACTGCCTGA
- a CDS encoding SDR family oxidoreductase, producing the protein MTAPSDRKAVLITGASRGIGRATAVLAAERGWDVGINYARDAAAAELTAQAVRDAGGRACIVAGDVANEADVIAMFDAVTAAFGRLDALVNNAGIVAPSMPLADMPVDRLQRMFDTNVLGAYLCAREAARRLSTDRGGRGGAIVNVSSIASRLGSPNEYVDYAGSKGAVDSLTIGLAKELGPHGVRVNAVRPGLIETDIHASGGQPGRAARLGAQTPLGRAGEAQEIAEAVVWLLGDAASYTTGALLDVGGGR; encoded by the coding sequence ATGACCGCACCGTCCGATCGCAAGGCCGTCCTCATCACCGGCGCGAGCCGTGGCATCGGCCGCGCGACCGCCGTGCTCGCGGCCGAACGCGGCTGGGACGTCGGCATCAATTACGCGCGCGACGCGGCGGCGGCCGAACTCACAGCGCAGGCTGTCCGCGACGCGGGCGGCCGCGCATGCATCGTCGCGGGCGATGTCGCGAACGAGGCGGACGTCATCGCGATGTTCGACGCCGTCACGGCCGCGTTCGGACGTCTCGACGCGCTCGTCAACAACGCCGGCATCGTCGCGCCATCGATGCCGCTCGCCGACATGCCGGTCGACCGGCTGCAGCGGATGTTCGACACCAACGTGCTCGGCGCCTACCTGTGCGCACGCGAAGCCGCGCGCCGGCTGTCCACCGACCGTGGCGGCCGCGGCGGCGCGATCGTCAACGTGTCGTCGATCGCCTCGCGGCTCGGCTCGCCGAACGAATACGTCGACTATGCGGGGTCGAAAGGCGCGGTCGACTCGTTGACGATCGGCCTGGCGAAGGAACTCGGCCCGCACGGCGTACGCGTCAACGCGGTGCGCCCCGGCCTGATCGAAACCGACATTCACGCCAGCGGTGGCCAGCCGGGCCGGGCGGCCCGCCTCGGCGCGCAAACGCCGCTCGGCCGCGCGGGCGAAGCGCAGGAGATCGCCGAAGCGGTCGTCTGGCTGCTTGGCGACGCGGCGTCCTACACGACGGGCGCCCTGCTCGACGTCGGCGGCGGCCGGTAA
- a CDS encoding TIGR00730 family Rossman fold protein, whose protein sequence is MKAVCVYCGSSSGVRPVYADAARAFGRALVDAGLTLVYGGGRVGLMGVIADEVMAAGGRAVGVIPELLVDKEVGHTGLSELHVVPDMHHRKKMMADLSDAFVAMPGGAGTLEELFEVYTWAQLGYHRKPVAVYNIDSFYDPLIALLRHTVDEGFMRPAYFDALCVESEPVELIERLRRYQPPARDKWAPDAAK, encoded by the coding sequence ATGAAGGCAGTCTGTGTTTACTGCGGCTCGTCGTCCGGCGTGCGGCCCGTCTACGCCGACGCCGCACGTGCATTCGGCCGCGCGCTCGTCGATGCGGGCCTCACGCTCGTCTACGGTGGCGGCCGCGTCGGCCTGATGGGCGTGATTGCCGACGAGGTGATGGCGGCCGGCGGCCGGGCGGTGGGCGTGATCCCCGAATTGCTCGTCGACAAGGAAGTCGGCCATACAGGGCTGTCGGAACTGCACGTCGTGCCCGACATGCACCACCGCAAGAAAATGATGGCCGACCTCTCCGACGCGTTCGTCGCGATGCCCGGCGGCGCCGGCACGCTCGAAGAGCTCTTCGAGGTCTACACGTGGGCGCAGCTCGGCTATCACCGCAAGCCCGTCGCCGTCTACAACATCGATTCGTTCTACGATCCGTTGATCGCGCTGCTGCGCCATACGGTCGACGAAGGCTTCATGCGTCCGGCCTATTTCGACGCGCTGTGCGTCGAATCCGAACCCGTCGAACTGATCGAGCGACTGCGCCGCTACCAGCCGCCCGCCCGCGACAAGTGGGCACCCGACGCAGCGAAGTAA